Within Gemmatimonadota bacterium, the genomic segment ATCTCGTCACGAACCGTGCACTTCAAAATAGCTCCGCCCGAATCACTCGCGGCCGCCGTACGCGAGATCTATCCCGAGGACGAGGGGCTGCGTCACGAGATGCCTCCGCTCACGCCCGAAGCCAAGGGTGGGCCGCACATCCTCGTGGTCGACGACGACGCATCGATGCGCCTCATGCTCTCGAGCATGCTTTCGGAGCAGGGTTTCCGGGTCGCCGAGGCCGCGGATGGCCCCGAGGCACTCGAAATGCTTCGCGGCGACGATCCGTTCGATCTCGTGACGCTGGATCTGCGCATGAAGGAGATGCACGGCCTCGAGGTACTCCACAATATCCGCTCGCGGGTTGCAACGGCCGCCCTTCCTGTGATCGTGGCGACGGGTTCGGACGACCCGTCGGTGGAGATGCAGCTCTTCGAGGCGGGTGCGGACGACTTTGTGGTCAAGCCCGTCGATCCACCGCGTTTCGTGTTGCGCATTCGAGCGGTGCTGCGGCGGCGGAGCTCCAATCCGCTGGCCGACCTCTTCTAGCAGCCGCTTTGAACACGCGACCAGCCAATGTGTACCTAACTTTCGCTCCGATCGCCGCATCCAACCGACATCATGAGCCAGCACCAGCATTCAGCCCTGAGCCAGTTCGTTGCCGAGATGCGCCGCCGCCACCTGGTGCGCTTCGCTTTCGGGTATCTGGCAGCCGCTTTCGTAGTCCTGCAGTTGGCGGAGATCGTTTTCCCCGCATTCGGCATGGGCGAGCTCGCCCTCCGAATCCTCGTCATCGTCGTCGCTCTGGGCTTCCTGCCTTCCGTGGTACTGGCATGGATCTTCGATATCACCGGCGGGGGGATCAAGCGAACAGAAGGAGGCGCAGCCGACGGGCTGATCCCCAGGCTCGCGCTTCTCGTCGTTACCATCGGTGTCGTGGGAGGGTTGACGGTGTTCATGGCCAGCACCGGCGTCTTCGAGGCGCGCACTGAGGACGGCGACGACGCGCCTTTCGAGTTAGCGGAGTACGACCCCTCGGTACCGATTCGTTCGATCGCGGTTCTCCCTCTCGAGGACTTCTCGCCCGATGGGAGTCAGCGGTACTTCACGGCCGGCATGCACGAGGAGCTCATCGCGAAACTGAGTCAGCTCGAGGCATTGCGCGTCGTGTCGCGGACCTCGGTGATGCAGTACGCCGGTACCACGAAATCGGCGCCACAGATCGGACGCGAGTTGGGCGTGGACGCGCTGATCGAAGGCTCGGTGAACCGCTCTGGCGATCAGGTCCGCATTACGCTCCAGATCATCCACGCGGCGAGTGACTCGCACATCCGGACGCTTCAATTCGACCGGGAGATCGGAAACGCGCTCGCGCTGCAGACCGAAGTCGCTCACGCGGTTGCCCGCGAGATCGACAGCGAGCACGAAGAGGAGTTGTTCGACCGTACCGCGATGAACTCCTCGCCCGGTGAGGACGCCTACCTCATGGGCAAGTGGGAGTACGATCGCGGAACTCCGGAAGGGTACCGCATGGCCTTCCAGTACTTCTCGGACGCGCTCAAGAACGACCCGAACTTCGCGCCGGCGATGGCGGGTCTCGCGGGTGCGCGATTCCTGGTCGACATGGAAGACGGCGAGATAGATCCTCACGAGCTCGAAATGGCCCGGTCCGAGGCCGCGAAAGCGGTAGCGATGGACGCGCATTCGATTGAAGCGATGGAGGTGTTCTCCTACATCGAACGATCGATTCCGCTGGTGGGCCCAGAGGGTACGCTTGTGTCGTCCTCTGAAAAAGGGACGAGCACAGTGCGCGTAGTCACGATGCCTGGAATGCCCGACTCGATTACCGTCAACCTCTCGAGTTTCGACACCGAATGGCTCTCCGCGGAGACCGGTCTGGGTCGGCGCCTGGAGGAGCAGGTTCGTCGTCGTGCCATGCGTGGCGGCATCGCCAACGGCCAGCAGCAAGCGCTTGCGGCCCGCCAGCTCATGGGCTCAGGTCGCTTTATGGAGGCTAGAGGGATGCTCGAGGACCTCGTCACCGCTTCGCCCCATATCGCGCCGGCGTGGGAGATGCTCATGAGGTCCGAGGTGTTCGAAGGTGACCTCGCAGGTGTGGTTGCCGTCCTGACCAGGTGGCAGCAGTCGGGCGCCCCTGGGGCTCCGGACGAGCAGGTCGTGGTACGACTTCGGGATGCGGTCGAGCATGACGGTGCGCACGGATTCTGGCACTGGACGATCGATCGCCTCGAGGCGGCTCAGGACGAGGGGCAAGCCGTAAGGGATGTGGAGCTTGCTGCGGCGTACGCCGGTGCCGGCAACCACGCCGCCGCGCTGGAACATCTCGGTGTCGCGCTGGAGCAAGCCGAGCGAGGCCTGATGACACTGCGTTGGGACCCTGTATGGGACGACCTGCGTCGGGACGAGCGCTTCAAGGAACTAGTCCGTCAAACCCGCTCTCTACGCTTCTCCACGACGCCGCAACGAGACCCGTCCGGGAGTGGAGGGCGCGGCAACGGTCGCTAGGGCTGGCCGGCGGCCCGTTACTCCAACAGCAAGTTGGCGACGTCGACGCACGCGATCGCGAGCACCGCACCGAAGAGCGGCCAGAGCGTGCTTCGCACGTCACCGCGTCCTACGTCGGAGAGCTTCTCGACGAACGCGCCCCGCCCAGCACATGCGCGAAGTTCTGGCTAACGCTCGCTGCGTTTGTGGCGCAAAGTAGGCCGGCAGCTACGCGGCATCGCTCAGAATCGTCCCTTCGCCCGCTCTTTCCCAGGCAGGATCTCCAGGCACGTCGTCCACCATCCGGTGAGGATCGTCTGCACGAACTCCTCCGGCAGATCTTCGGACCGCATCTCCAGCGCGAGTGCCCGGTAGTCGTAGCTGACGGGGACAAACTCGACCGTGAGCTCGCGTCCCTCCGCCTCTAGCAAGGCGTACCAGACTTCTGTTCGCCCGTCGTTCGCGGGTCGCCCGAGCGCCCCGACGTTGACGTACGCTCCGCCGAACTCCTGCCTGGCCGAGGGCGACGCGTTCGGATCGCCCCACCTGCGCTCCCAGTGGATTCCGGTATGCGTGCCGAGCATCACGTCGGCCCCGGTGTCTCTCGCGAGCTTCTGCAGGAAGTGCGTCGGCGTGGTGGACTCCCACAGGAACTCGTTGATCTGTCGAGGGCTTCCGTGGCACGCTAGCACGGAAAGTGCTCCCAGCTGGAATCGCAGCTCACTTGGAAACGTGCCCATCCACGCCCGATGCTTCGGCGACGTATTGCGGAAGGTGTACTGGTACGACAGGCGCGCGAACTGGTTGTCGCGCGGGTCGGTATACCCGCACTGGCAGTCGTCCAGTCCGCGTGCGACGGAGTCGTCATAGTTGCCGCACACGACAGGGATACCGGAGTCTCTCAGGACACGCGCTGCTTTGTCGGGGTGAGGGCCGAAGGCCCCGAGGTCACCGAGACAAATGACCTCGTCGACGTTTCGCCTCTTCGCGTCCGTC encodes:
- a CDS encoding response regulator transcription factor, translating into MHFKIAPPESLAAAVREIYPEDEGLRHEMPPLTPEAKGGPHILVVDDDASMRLMLSSMLSEQGFRVAEAADGPEALEMLRGDDPFDLVTLDLRMKEMHGLEVLHNIRSRVATAALPVIVATGSDDPSVEMQLFEAGADDFVVKPVDPPRFVLRIRAVLRRRSSNPLADLF
- a CDS encoding metallophosphoesterase family protein → MNPGGAAFPSQQEYHRIAVFGGVYSNHLALEAALTDAKRRNVDEVICLGDLGAFGPHPDKAARVLRDSGIPVVCGNYDDSVARGLDDCQCGYTDPRDNQFARLSYQYTFRNTSPKHRAWMGTFPSELRFQLGALSVLACHGSPRQINEFLWESTTPTHFLQKLARDTGADVMLGTHTGIHWERRWGDPNASPSARQEFGGAYVNVGALGRPANDGRTEVWYALLEAEGRELTVEFVPVSYDYRALALEMRSEDLPEEFVQTILTGWWTTCLEILPGKERAKGRF